In Natrononativus amylolyticus, a single window of DNA contains:
- a CDS encoding glycosyltransferase family 2 protein: protein MYEDSAVAVVVPAYNEAGFVGDVIDTVPAYVDRVYVVDDCSTDDTWAEIRRHARSANAESDVEGVRSDDPETSLADRARDPPGDLSTGGDNAVADGGAAAHPVVVPIRHERNRGVGGAIKTGYRRALADEVDAVAVMAGDGQMDPDRLESLLEPVVDGRAGYAKGNRLSEGDSREMSAWRLFGNLTLTLLTKVASGYWGMMDPQNGYTVISREALEAVDLDRLYEGYGFTNDLLVALNTQSVRIADVSMPAVYGDERSHIRYRSFVPRLSWLLLRSFVRRLGRKYVLRDFHPLALLYALGAAASAVALAGLGAAAAARSNADSAGGRAMASLVLLVLSSLSVLLAMAFDREENAETVVRVE, encoded by the coding sequence GTGTACGAAGACTCCGCAGTCGCCGTCGTCGTTCCAGCGTACAACGAGGCGGGGTTCGTCGGCGACGTGATCGACACCGTTCCCGCCTACGTCGACCGCGTTTACGTCGTCGACGACTGCTCGACCGACGACACCTGGGCCGAGATACGTCGCCACGCCCGGTCGGCCAACGCCGAGTCCGACGTCGAGGGAGTCCGGTCGGACGACCCCGAGACGTCCCTCGCCGACCGCGCGCGCGATCCGCCCGGCGACCTGTCGACGGGGGGTGACAACGCCGTCGCAGACGGCGGCGCGGCGGCTCACCCGGTCGTCGTTCCGATCCGCCACGAGCGAAATCGCGGCGTCGGCGGCGCGATCAAGACCGGCTACCGGCGCGCGCTCGCCGACGAGGTAGACGCCGTCGCGGTGATGGCCGGCGACGGCCAGATGGACCCCGACCGGCTCGAGTCCCTCCTCGAGCCGGTCGTCGACGGGCGGGCGGGCTACGCGAAGGGGAACCGCCTCTCGGAGGGCGATTCGCGGGAGATGTCGGCCTGGCGGCTGTTCGGAAACCTCACGCTGACACTGCTGACGAAGGTCGCCAGCGGCTACTGGGGGATGATGGACCCCCAGAACGGCTACACGGTCATCTCCCGGGAGGCGCTCGAGGCGGTCGACCTCGACCGGCTGTACGAGGGGTACGGCTTCACGAACGACCTGTTAGTCGCGCTGAACACCCAGAGCGTCCGGATCGCCGACGTCTCGATGCCGGCGGTGTACGGCGACGAGCGGAGCCACATCCGCTACCGGTCGTTCGTCCCTCGCCTGTCGTGGCTGTTGCTCCGCAGCTTCGTCCGTCGCCTGGGTCGGAAGTACGTGCTGCGCGACTTTCACCCGCTCGCGCTGCTGTACGCGCTCGGCGCGGCCGCGAGCGCGGTCGCCCTGGCCGGCCTCGGCGCCGCGGCGGCCGCCCGGTCGAACGCCGACTCCGCAGGCGGGCGGGCGATGGCCTCGCTCGTTCTGCTGGTACTGTCGTCGCTGAGCGTGCTGCTGGCGATGGCGTTCGACCGCGAGGAGAACGCGGAGACGGTGGTGAGGGTGGAATGA
- a CDS encoding Na(+)/H(+) antiporter subunit D, whose translation MATEALSMMYPPLLVFAAALLILVLPRIVGFALGALSLVGVMAVALFAPEGALLTGTFLGFEVQPFYVDDDGFTRLVALGLGFLGAFAVIYAYSSEASNVMAAFALAYVSSAIGAVFAGDWLTLVFMWEIMAVTSTLLVWHYGGTAVRAGYRYAIAHGIGGSLVLFAVIAHYAQEGSFIYGAGVDGDVGIGPGIPAILAVLGIGVNVAFIGFHTWLPDTYPQPHFAASVFLAAFTTKTSALILYRAFPEGHLWLAYMGGLMAVYGVVFALLQHDMRALLSYHIQAQLGYMVAGIGIGTAIGISGAMGHLFNNVLYKSLLFMAVGVVIYRTGENDLYKLGGLWKEMPITAIAFAIGALSITAVPGFSGFISKGMILDAADPGYYGAPEYQALYWLLFIGAIGTFLSFIKLGYYVFLHGPADRSVPDSRPGQSVSMLSVGGACLLLGLPFVGWPVFADLLPLVDGVTVTEMDTALNPYSAGHLTDALILITVSVIGFMIIRKPLSKLDYSDPALIVNPATFYLGRGTMRAVTGTFAAVDAAAVSLVRQCYWVGTNPVLAVDNTARRLPNWVVEVDEHRPADGGRPSTIHLRASIGLTVLLLTVILTIVLWLLV comes from the coding sequence ATGGCAACTGAAGCACTCTCGATGATGTACCCGCCGCTGCTCGTCTTCGCCGCGGCGCTGTTGATCCTCGTCTTGCCCCGGATCGTCGGCTTCGCGCTGGGGGCGCTCAGCCTCGTCGGCGTCATGGCCGTCGCGCTGTTCGCCCCAGAAGGGGCGCTGCTCACCGGTACGTTCCTCGGCTTCGAGGTCCAGCCGTTCTACGTCGACGACGACGGCTTCACCCGACTCGTCGCGCTCGGTCTCGGCTTCCTCGGCGCGTTCGCCGTGATCTACGCCTACTCGAGCGAGGCCTCGAACGTGATGGCCGCCTTCGCGCTGGCGTACGTCTCGAGCGCGATCGGCGCCGTGTTCGCGGGCGACTGGCTCACCCTCGTCTTCATGTGGGAGATCATGGCGGTAACGAGCACGCTGCTGGTGTGGCACTACGGCGGCACCGCCGTGCGGGCGGGCTACCGCTACGCCATCGCCCACGGGATCGGCGGCAGTCTCGTCCTGTTCGCGGTGATCGCCCACTACGCCCAGGAGGGCTCGTTCATCTACGGTGCGGGCGTCGACGGCGACGTCGGCATCGGTCCGGGGATCCCCGCGATCCTCGCCGTGCTGGGGATCGGCGTCAACGTCGCCTTCATCGGCTTCCACACCTGGCTGCCCGACACCTACCCGCAGCCGCACTTCGCCGCCTCGGTCTTCCTCGCGGCGTTTACGACGAAGACGAGCGCGCTGATCCTCTACCGGGCGTTCCCGGAGGGCCACCTCTGGCTCGCCTACATGGGCGGGCTGATGGCGGTCTACGGCGTCGTCTTCGCGCTGCTCCAGCACGACATGCGCGCGCTCCTGTCCTATCACATCCAGGCCCAGCTCGGCTACATGGTCGCCGGCATCGGGATCGGCACCGCGATCGGGATCTCCGGGGCGATGGGCCACCTGTTCAACAACGTCCTCTACAAGAGCCTGCTGTTCATGGCCGTCGGCGTCGTCATCTACCGCACGGGCGAGAACGACCTCTACAAGCTCGGCGGGCTCTGGAAGGAGATGCCGATCACGGCGATCGCCTTCGCCATCGGTGCGCTCTCCATTACGGCTGTGCCCGGTTTCAGCGGCTTCATCAGCAAGGGGATGATCCTCGATGCGGCCGATCCGGGCTACTACGGCGCCCCCGAGTACCAGGCGCTGTACTGGTTGCTCTTTATCGGCGCCATCGGTACCTTCCTCTCGTTCATCAAGCTCGGCTACTACGTGTTCCTCCACGGCCCGGCCGACCGGTCGGTGCCGGACTCGAGGCCCGGCCAGAGCGTCTCGATGCTCTCGGTGGGCGGCGCGTGTCTGCTCCTCGGCCTGCCGTTCGTCGGCTGGCCGGTCTTCGCGGACCTGCTGCCGCTGGTCGACGGCGTCACGGTGACCGAGATGGACACCGCGCTCAACCCCTACAGCGCCGGCCACCTGACCGACGCGCTGATCCTGATCACCGTCTCCGTGATCGGGTTCATGATCATCCGCAAGCCGCTGTCGAAGCTCGACTACTCCGACCCGGCACTGATCGTCAACCCGGCGACGTTCTACCTCGGCCGGGGAACGATGCGCGCGGTAACGGGGACCTTCGCGGCCGTCGACGCCGCCGCGGTCTCGCTCGTCCGGCAGTGTTACTGGGTCGGTACCAACCCGGTGCTGGCCGTCGATAACACCGCGCGGCGGCTGCCGAACTGGGTCGTCGAGGTCGACGAGCACCGGCCGGCCGACGGCGGGCGGCCGTCGACGATCCACCTGCGCGCGAGCATCGGACTGACGGTGCTCTTGCTGACCGTCATCCTGACGATCGTGCTCTGGCTGCTCGTCTGA
- a CDS encoding monovalent cation/H+ antiporter subunit D family protein — MSEVVTDPRPLAAVLVSAVAVVLIVASYSRPNVREGWSVLAALAKFGIVASMIPGVMDGTVYEWSLAESTGLDFVAGIDFALRADPLGLLFALLASFLWIFTSFYAAGYMRGLDEHAQTRFFASFAASLSTAVGIAFASNILTIFIFYELLSLVTYPLVAHNEDDEARIAGRKYLTYTFFGGGVFLLAGTVLVYWLTSNVGDPTLTFEAGGMSALSEAAAADPTIAQAAFYLLIAGFGVKAAVMPLHSWLADAMVAPTPVSGLLHAVAVVKSGAFGVARVILEVFGVDTIRELPLSVPVVGEVGLNVPIAILAAFTLTAASIIALRKDHLKRRLAYSTTAQLSYIVLGLSLLNPFAIFGALLHIPAHAFGKLTLFFCAGAVHVETHTDYVSEMAGIGKRMPLTMSAFALGSASMAGIPLLAGFVSKLYLLIGAGSVGGTYWWFATALIVSGILNIAYLWPVVYTAFFESEERHDAKPLLEFPLGGRTESYGIATGQLATDGGREDDDEEYEYAVDRYPSDHTTDDETSRDEPAHEAHAEDHHDHGDHHHGGPPEGGWVRHSPLTESTWLMVMPISVIVTGAVVLGVVPDYAVFLELVGYIVEEATGEVILDGN, encoded by the coding sequence GTCGTTACCGATCCGCGTCCGCTGGCCGCCGTGCTCGTCTCGGCCGTTGCGGTCGTTCTCATCGTCGCGTCGTATAGCCGTCCGAACGTCCGCGAAGGCTGGTCCGTCCTGGCGGCGCTCGCCAAGTTCGGGATCGTCGCGAGCATGATCCCCGGCGTCATGGACGGCACCGTCTACGAGTGGAGTCTCGCCGAGAGCACCGGTCTGGATTTCGTCGCTGGCATCGACTTCGCGCTCCGGGCCGATCCGCTCGGCCTGCTGTTCGCCCTGCTCGCGAGTTTCCTCTGGATTTTCACGTCCTTCTACGCGGCGGGGTACATGCGCGGGCTCGACGAACACGCCCAGACGCGCTTTTTCGCCTCCTTTGCCGCGAGCCTGTCGACTGCAGTGGGGATCGCGTTCGCCTCGAACATCCTGACGATCTTCATCTTCTACGAGCTGCTGAGTCTCGTCACCTACCCGCTGGTCGCCCACAACGAGGACGACGAGGCCCGGATCGCGGGCCGGAAGTACCTGACCTACACGTTCTTCGGCGGCGGGGTGTTCCTGCTCGCCGGCACCGTCCTCGTTTACTGGCTCACCAGCAACGTCGGCGATCCGACGCTGACCTTCGAAGCTGGCGGTATGAGCGCGCTCTCGGAGGCCGCGGCAGCGGATCCGACGATCGCCCAGGCCGCATTCTACCTCCTGATCGCCGGCTTCGGCGTCAAGGCCGCCGTGATGCCGCTTCACTCCTGGCTCGCAGACGCGATGGTCGCGCCGACGCCCGTTTCCGGGCTCTTGCACGCGGTTGCCGTCGTCAAGTCCGGAGCGTTCGGGGTCGCGCGGGTGATCCTCGAGGTGTTCGGCGTCGACACCATCCGCGAACTCCCCCTTTCCGTCCCGGTCGTCGGCGAGGTCGGGTTGAACGTCCCGATCGCGATTCTCGCGGCGTTCACCCTCACCGCGGCGAGCATCATCGCCCTTCGAAAGGACCACCTCAAGCGCCGGCTGGCGTACTCGACGACGGCCCAGCTCTCCTACATCGTGCTGGGACTCTCGTTGCTCAATCCGTTCGCGATCTTCGGGGCGCTGTTGCACATTCCCGCCCACGCGTTCGGGAAACTCACCCTGTTCTTCTGTGCGGGGGCGGTCCACGTCGAAACCCACACCGACTACGTCAGCGAGATGGCCGGCATCGGCAAGCGGATGCCGCTGACGATGTCCGCCTTCGCGCTCGGCTCTGCGAGCATGGCCGGCATCCCGCTGCTCGCCGGGTTCGTCAGCAAGCTCTACCTGCTGATCGGCGCCGGCTCCGTCGGCGGCACCTACTGGTGGTTCGCGACCGCCCTGATCGTTTCCGGGATCCTGAACATCGCCTACCTCTGGCCGGTCGTCTACACCGCGTTCTTCGAGAGCGAAGAGCGCCACGACGCGAAGCCGCTGCTCGAGTTCCCGCTGGGCGGTCGGACGGAATCGTACGGCATCGCGACGGGCCAGCTCGCCACCGACGGCGGCCGCGAGGACGACGACGAGGAGTACGAGTACGCCGTCGACAGGTATCCGAGCGACCACACGACCGACGATGAGACGAGTCGCGACGAACCGGCCCACGAGGCTCACGCCGAGGACCACCACGATCACGGCGACCACCACCACGGCGGCCCGCCGGAGGGCGGCTGGGTGCGCCACTCGCCGCTCACGGAGAGCACCTGGCTCATGGTTATGCCGATCTCGGTGATCGTCACGGGGGCGGTCGTCCTGGGCGTCGTTCCGGACTACGCCGTCTTCTTGGAGCTGGTCGGCTACATCGTCGAGGAGGCGACCGGGGAGGTGATTCTCGATGGCAACTGA
- a CDS encoding tyrosine-type recombinase/integrase, which produces MSGVTVRDAVSTYLQRKAVGDPDGPGAGTYASNAGSILRRWADWLEADHDLVSLVDLEADHLRSYARTLEGRTRGGEYTASTARTYYAVVRAFLSWCVRGGLLETNPATAGDAKQLLPAADRRPSDQFWTPTQRQHLEGFVRERALEADGESRHERLGRLREYAMVAVLAHSNVRGAELFRVPEDERRTGATWDDVDFYTGTIRVLGTSQRLEDVSLPAAARTPLRRYRVVLDPPSNEWPLFPTRHAPSIARRVRAGLAERGYDAAGIDDRFEESTAVELAREYAIAPPAITTEGARSILKRLCEQAALDVDGEYLKPRGARAGRDDRRYRQAATSSQPGLRASVLEQSIAVVEDHTRSLAARPESDPRSEDD; this is translated from the coding sequence GTGAGCGGAGTCACGGTCCGTGACGCCGTCTCCACCTACCTCCAGCGCAAGGCCGTCGGCGACCCCGACGGCCCCGGCGCAGGGACGTACGCCTCGAACGCCGGGTCGATCCTCCGGCGGTGGGCCGACTGGCTCGAGGCCGACCACGACCTCGTCTCGCTGGTCGACCTCGAGGCCGACCACCTCCGGTCGTACGCGCGAACGCTCGAGGGACGAACCCGAGGCGGCGAGTACACCGCCTCGACCGCACGAACCTACTACGCGGTGGTCCGGGCGTTTCTCTCGTGGTGCGTTCGCGGCGGCCTCCTCGAGACCAACCCCGCCACTGCAGGCGACGCCAAACAGTTGCTGCCGGCAGCCGACCGCCGCCCGTCCGACCAGTTCTGGACGCCGACACAGCGCCAGCACCTGGAGGGGTTCGTCCGCGAGCGGGCGCTCGAGGCCGACGGCGAGAGCAGACACGAGCGCCTGGGACGCCTCCGCGAGTACGCGATGGTCGCGGTGCTCGCCCACTCGAACGTTCGCGGCGCTGAGCTGTTTCGCGTCCCGGAGGACGAGCGTCGCACCGGCGCAACGTGGGACGACGTCGACTTCTATACGGGAACAATTCGCGTCCTCGGAACGTCCCAGCGACTCGAGGACGTCAGCCTGCCCGCGGCGGCCAGGACGCCGCTGCGGCGGTACCGCGTGGTGCTCGATCCGCCGTCGAACGAGTGGCCGCTGTTCCCGACGCGACACGCGCCCTCGATCGCCCGGCGGGTCCGGGCGGGACTCGCCGAACGGGGGTACGACGCGGCGGGGATCGACGACCGCTTCGAGGAGTCGACGGCGGTCGAACTCGCCCGCGAGTACGCCATCGCGCCGCCGGCGATCACGACCGAGGGGGCGCGGTCGATTCTGAAGCGTCTCTGCGAACAGGCCGCCCTCGACGTCGACGGCGAGTACCTGAAACCGCGCGGCGCGCGAGCGGGCCGCGACGACCGGCGGTACCGTCAGGCGGCGACGTCGTCACAGCCGGGGCTGCGTGCGTCGGTGCTGGAGCAATCGATCGCCGTCGTCGAAGATCACACGCGGTCGCTCGCCGCACGGCCGGAGTCCGACCCGCGCTCGGAGGACGACTGA
- a CDS encoding DUF354 domain-containing protein has product MRVVVTIQHPAHVHFYRNVIDILEADGHEVFVFARENDLAVPLLEEYGIPHEVLAGPQNSLFGLAKVQLTYEARLLRRARRIDPDVMTAIGGVAVSHVAPLVGAKSVVFIDNEGVTSHRITTPFAHAVCTPRRFDDEYGEKHVRYDGYHELAYLHPDRFVPNPDRLRAHGVDPDERYFLLRFRKWDALHDVGELGLSAAGKRRLVSLLDDHGEVYITSTDELPPDLEPYRLPVPPHLVHDLLYHADCYAGDSATMATEAAVLGTPAVRVQSFAARETDMSNFVELQEEYDLLRSTPDEDEAIETVRELIADPTTLETWARRRERLVAEKIDVASFVADLLCAQAGLPVQGRPQRTPAVQ; this is encoded by the coding sequence ATGCGCGTCGTCGTCACCATCCAGCACCCGGCGCACGTTCACTTCTACCGGAACGTGATCGACATCCTCGAGGCTGACGGCCACGAGGTGTTCGTCTTCGCCCGCGAGAACGACCTCGCGGTCCCGCTGCTCGAGGAGTACGGGATCCCCCACGAGGTGCTCGCTGGCCCGCAGAACTCGCTGTTCGGACTGGCGAAGGTACAGCTGACCTACGAGGCGCGGCTGCTCCGGCGGGCCCGCCGGATCGACCCCGACGTGATGACCGCCATCGGCGGCGTCGCGGTCTCACACGTCGCCCCACTCGTCGGCGCCAAGAGCGTCGTCTTCATCGACAACGAGGGCGTCACCTCCCACCGGATCACCACGCCGTTCGCCCACGCGGTCTGTACGCCGCGACGGTTCGACGACGAGTACGGGGAGAAACACGTCCGGTACGACGGCTACCACGAACTCGCGTACCTCCACCCCGACCGGTTCGTCCCGAACCCTGACCGGCTGCGCGCCCACGGCGTCGATCCCGACGAACGGTACTTCCTGCTTCGCTTTCGCAAGTGGGACGCGCTCCACGACGTCGGCGAACTCGGCCTCTCCGCGGCGGGCAAGCGTCGGCTCGTCTCTCTGCTCGACGACCACGGCGAGGTGTACATCACCAGCACCGACGAGCTTCCCCCGGACCTCGAGCCCTACCGCCTCCCGGTGCCGCCCCACCTCGTCCACGACCTGCTGTACCACGCCGACTGCTACGCGGGCGACTCCGCGACGATGGCGACCGAGGCCGCGGTCCTCGGAACGCCCGCGGTTCGCGTCCAGTCGTTCGCCGCGCGCGAGACGGACATGAGCAACTTCGTGGAGCTCCAGGAGGAGTACGACCTGCTCCGCTCGACGCCCGACGAGGACGAGGCGATCGAGACGGTTCGGGAGCTGATCGCGGATCCGACGACCCTCGAGACGTGGGCGCGCCGCCGCGAGCGTCTCGTCGCGGAGAAGATCGACGTCGCCTCGTTCGTCGCGGATCTGCTGTGTGCACAGGCCGGCCTCCCGGTCCAGGGTCGGCCACAGCGAACGCCGGCGGTCCAGTAG